A region of Haliotis asinina isolate JCU_RB_2024 chromosome 7, JCU_Hal_asi_v2, whole genome shotgun sequence DNA encodes the following proteins:
- the LOC137290205 gene encoding tetraspanin-18B-like — translation MMKKAPDGYHNQDYRMMPLRKHRSSRDNSDDYEAKRVRRQNDSNCTMCLRGTLHCYNVCILVIGSALLGVGVWLLVTDFGARKVTLIVDNHLYEVTTYFLIAGGGAVALLAFCGCCGTLRENKCVLSFYGATLLLVLIILGVASGLSFFFRGALASHIKLRMRDTLTEKYGIGTRTLPEHKRITEAWDSMQRQLGCCGISGNGTSTDSWAFYSTSTLWYTANKGKKLQKVPESCCREGDKAICTGQTYFPGPPNHLNPQKERFKKINPYLYTTGCYDQLMVYLLRYSAVVGIVSAIVPIVLIIGVILSFCLCARVSGTSPDDGVKL, via the exons ATGATGAAGAAGGCACCTGATGGATATCACAATCAGGATTACCGGATGATG CCATTACGAAAACACCGATCATCGCGGGATAATTCGGATGATTATGAGGCGAAACGTGTACGGAGGCAGAATGACTCCAACTGTACAATGTGTCTCCGTGGAACTCTCCATTGTTACAATGTCTGTATATTG GTTATTGGCAGTGCGCTGCTTGGAGTGGGGGTGTGGCTCCTCGTCACCGACTTCGGCGCGAGGAAAGTGACACTAATTGTGGATAATCATCTATATGAAGTGACGACATACTTCCTCATCGCTGGGGGTGGGGCTGTAGCCCTCCTAGCCTTCTGTGGGTGTTGTGGTACACTACGAgaaaataaatgtgttttatcatTT TATGGCGCAACGTTACTGTTAGTATTAATAATACTGGGCGTGGCGTCAGGCTTGTCGTTTTTCTTCCGGGGCGCG CTTGCCTCGCACATAAAGTTACGTATGCGCGACACGTTAACGGAAAAGTACGGCATAGGTACTCGAACGTTACCTGAACACAAGCGCATAACGGAAGCTTGGGACTCCATGCAACGACAG CTCGGATGCTGTGGTATATCTGGAAACGGCACTTCAACCGATTCCTGGGCATTTTATTCTACCAGCACGTTGTGGTATACCGCAAATA AAGGTAAGAAGCTTCAGAAGGTGCCAGAGAGCTGCTGCCGTGAGGGGGACAAGGCCATCTGCACGGGACAAACCTACTTCCCTGGACCCCCCAATCATCTCAACCCACAGAAGGAGAGGTTCAAAAAGATAAACCCATACCTCTACACCACA GGCTGTTATGACCAGCTGATGGTGTATTTGTTGAGGTATTCCGCCGTTGTTGGCATAGTATCTGCAATCGTGCCGATCGTTTTG ATCATTGGTGTCATATTATCATTCTGTCTGTGCGCAAGAGTTAGTGGTACGTCACCGGACGACGGGGTAAAGTTATAG